A genomic stretch from Streptomyces sp. QL37 includes:
- a CDS encoding type II toxin-antitoxin system Phd/YefM family antitoxin yields the protein MADTVTVREVRTHLADVIDRAEAGQTTVVTRNGKRVAALVPIEVLDALDAAADEMAAREAEAHRHDPTVGMAELLADLFEGGDPAA from the coding sequence CGTGACCGTACGTGAGGTTCGCACCCACCTGGCCGACGTCATCGACAGGGCCGAGGCCGGTCAGACGACCGTCGTCACCCGAAACGGCAAGCGGGTCGCCGCACTCGTGCCCATAGAGGTACTCGACGCGCTGGACGCCGCAGCGGACGAGATGGCCGCGCGCGAAGCCGAGGCACACCGGCACGACCCGACGGTCGGCATGGCCGAGCTCCTCGCGGACCTGTTCGAGGGTGGAGATCCGGCCGCGTGA
- a CDS encoding type II toxin-antitoxin system RelE/ParE family toxin, with the protein MKYAFRFTAHAQRQLRSIDRQDALRILTAITPLGDDPWREDADVKKLTGHDGLYRVRAGDFRVVYEVQGEVLVILVVHLGHRSDVHRRF; encoded by the coding sequence GTGAAATACGCCTTTCGATTTACTGCTCACGCCCAGCGCCAGCTCCGCTCGATCGACCGGCAGGACGCCCTCCGTATTTTGACCGCCATTACGCCTCTCGGCGACGACCCATGGCGGGAGGACGCGGACGTGAAGAAGCTGACCGGTCATGACGGCCTGTACCGCGTGCGCGCGGGAGACTTCCGTGTTGTGTACGAGGTGCAGGGCGAGGTTCTGGTCATCCTGGTCGTCCACCTCGGTCACAGGAGCGACGTGCACCGCAGGTTCTGA
- a CDS encoding YrdB family protein, producing the protein MLEVVAIGALAWWGFTAPEGAAASVVLGIGLPGAAVVLWGLFAAPRARFPLPLAGVPAVKTVVLGGGARDGPPGGGRRPRRGAGGEHGLRGVLQAQLAIPAVFRRQNLRCTSLL; encoded by the coding sequence TGGTGGGGCTTCACCGCTCCGGAGGGCGCGGCGGCGTCGGTGGTGCTGGGCATCGGCCTGCCGGGTGCGGCCGTCGTGCTGTGGGGCCTGTTCGCCGCTCCGCGCGCCCGGTTCCCGCTGCCGCTCGCGGGCGTGCCGGCGGTGAAGACCGTGGTCCTCGGCGGCGGTGCGCGGGACGGGCCACCCGGTGGCGGCCGTCGTCCTCGCCGTGGTGCTGGTGGCGAACACGGGCTGCGCGGAGTACTTCAGGCGCAGTTGGCGATCCCTGCGGTGTTCCGCCGTCAGAACCTGCGGTGCACGTCGCTCCTGTGA